The Musa acuminata AAA Group cultivar baxijiao chromosome BXJ1-3, Cavendish_Baxijiao_AAA, whole genome shotgun sequence genome window below encodes:
- the LOC103977967 gene encoding mitochondrial pyruvate carrier 1 — translation MAMAVLRAFWNGPVGPKTTHFWGPVANGGFVVAAMADMKKPAETISGNMTTAMCLYSGALMRFAWMVQPRNYLLLACHASNEVVQLYQLSRWVNARGYLKNRDQAEEQ, via the exons ATGGCAATGGCGGTCTTACGAGCTTTCTGGAACGGCCCTGTTGGCCCCAAAACAACTCATTTCTGGGGGCCAGTCGCCAATGGGGGTTTTGTCGTTGCT GCAATGGCTGACATGAAAAAACCTGCTGAAACCATTTCTGGGAACATGACCACAG CCATGTGTCTGTACTCGGGAGCTCTCATGAGGTTTGCATGGATGGTGCAGCCACGCAACTATCTGCTGCTTGCATGCCATGCTTCCAATGAAGTGGTTCAGCTTTACCAGCTATCCCGCTGGGTAAATGCTCGAGG ATACCTGAAGAACAGAGATCAAGCTGAAGAGCAGTAA